The Pueribacillus theae genome has a window encoding:
- a CDS encoding YaaL family protein has product MLFKKKLRKTYDEHLIETLERVKEEWFTKRELVQKSVEPPYELLYELKLAESKYLFLLKEAKIRKISMKP; this is encoded by the coding sequence ATGCTATTTAAGAAAAAACTGCGGAAAACCTATGACGAACATCTCATTGAGACGCTTGAAAGAGTGAAAGAGGAATGGTTTACAAAAAGAGAACTTGTTCAGAAAAGCGTGGAACCTCCTTATGAACTTCTGTACGAATTAAAACTTGCTGAATCAAAATATCTATTTTTGTTAAAAGAAGCAAAGATACGCAAGATTTCAATGAAGCCGTAA